TTGAAGCAATTCTAGGAACTGTTTTTGCTCCTTTAATGTGGCTTATAGGTGTGGCAAAAGAAGATGTAATGCTTATGGGACAGCTGCTGGGCATTAAGCTTGCTGCAAGTGAGTTTGTAGGCTACATACAACTCGCAGATTTAAAAAACCCAATAAACGATATTAGTTTTACCTATCAAAAATCTGTAATTATGGCAACGTATATGCTTTGCGGTTTTGCAAACTTTGCTTCTATAGGAATACAGATAGGAGGTATAGGGTCACTGGCACCGGGACAACGTAAAACACTTTCAGAATTTGGACTTAAAGCTGTTATAGGCGGTACTATAGCATCATTATTATCTGCTACACTAGCAGGTATGCTTATAGGATAATTAGAAAGTAAGAGCCCACTCTCTTGCAGCTTCGTAGGTTTCAAAGTAGGCGAAAGAACCCTCAAACAAACTCTGTTCTTTTATCAGAATCTTTCTACGTTCTTCTGCATCTGGAGATACTATCGCAAGACCTTCAACTTTTGAAAGGTTTAGTATTTTAAGAATTTCAGGATCAAGATTTGTTTCTAAACCGCGTTGAGAGATAATTACAAATTTTTGACCACCATAATATGCTGCCATATCTTTTAACAAAAGTTGTGCCTGTTCTACAAGCACTTCTTTCAAATCACTATTGAATTCAATCCGAACATACGTATCAAAGTATGTTGCTTTAGCAAAAGAGTATTGCCTTATATTATCAATAATCATATATGTGAATAATTAATTCGTCACAAAAATACTTATTTAAAGTTAATAAGTATTTAGAAAATTTTAACTTATTAACATTTTTCTCGCATCGGGTTCTTTTATTTTTGAACCGAAAAAAACATTCCAATGAAACAGTATCACGAATTAGCAAAACATATATTAGAAAATGGAATTCAAAAAGGCGATCGCACTGGTACCGGTACGTTAAGCGTTTTTGGATATCAAATGCGTTTTGATTTAAGTGAAGGTTTCCCAATGGTTACCACAAAAAAATTACATCTTAAATCAATCATTTATGAATTGCTTTGGTTTTTAAAAGGGGAAACTAATATTGCTTACCTTCAAGAAAACGGTGTTCGTATATGGAATGAATGGGCAGATGAAAACGGAGATTTAGGCCCTGTTTATGGTCACCAATGGCGCAACTGGGCAAGCGAAGAAATAGACCAAATCAAAGAGGTTATTGAAACCCTCAAAACAAACCCAAATAGCAGACGTATGCTTGTAAGCGCCTGGAATCCCAGTGTATTACCAGACACCTCAAAGTCATTTGCCGAAAATGTAGCAAATGGTAAAGCAGCGCTTCCGCCTTGTCATGCTTTCTTTCAGTTTTATGTTGCTCCTGCAGATCTTAATAGCGAAGACAAAAGACCTAGACTTTCCTGCCAACTTTATCAGCGTAGCGCAGATGTTTTTTTAGGGGTTCCGTTTAATATAGCTTCTTACGCCCTGTTCACAATGATGATTGCACAAGTTTGTGATTATGCTCCCGGAGATTTTGTACACACTTTTGGCGATGCACATATTTATAATAATCATATCGAGCAATTAAACTTGCAATTGAGCCGAGAAATACGCATCTTACCGACAATGAAAATCAATCCTGAAGTCAAAAATATATTTGACTTCAAATTTGAAGATTTTACATTAGAGAATTATAATCCGCATCCTCATATTAAAGGAGCGGTAGCTATTTAACCCCAACTTTAATTTATGAGAACTCTATTTTTAATTGCATTTCTAACAGTTAGCAGTTTAAGCTTTGCTCAGGAAGGCGTGACTGTATCTGGCAACGCAATATCTATAACCGAAATTCCTCCTATTTGGCCCGGCTGTACAGGTAATGCAGCAGAAACAAAAGCCTGCTTTAAAAAAGAATTAGTTAAACACGTAGTAAGTAATTTTAGATTTCCGAAAGGTTATAAAAAGGGCACTGTAAAAGAAAAAGTGGTCGTTGATTTTGTAATTAATGAAGAGGGTAAACCTCAAATTCTAGGTGTAAAAGGAGGAACTAAAGTGTTACAGGAAGAAGCTAAGCGCAATATCCTGGCAATACCACAAATGACACCAGGAAAAGCAGGTGGAAGTCCAAGAGCCATTAAATATACCATGCCTTTTACGTTTTAACGCCCTGTTAACGCACGTGTAAAAAAGGTCAAGGCAATAATTGTGTAACTTTGGGAATAACCTAAAGTTATATACTATTGCTATGATTACCAGTTCTATCTCGCTATTAGATTTTTTACTTGAAACACGGGAGCATACAGAAACTATTTGCAAGCATTTGCAAATAGAAGATTATGTAGTTCAGCCTATTGAAGATGTTTCTCCTCCTAAATGGCATTTAGGACATACTACATGGTTTTTTGAAGACTTTATTCTAAAAAAATACAAACTAAATTATCAGGTTTACGATAATCATTTTGCGTATGTTTTTAATAGTTATTACGAAAGCATGGGGGCTAGAGTTGTTCGCACAGATCGTGGTAATCTCTCAAGACCTACTGTAGATCAAGTTTATTCTTACCGAAAGCACGTAACTAATGCCCTTAAAGAACTACTCGAAGAAAACCCTTCAGAAGAAGTCGAAAGTCTCATTGAGATAGGTATTCATCACGAAAAGCAGCATCAAGAATTATTACTCACAGATATTAAATACATATTAGGCAATAACCCCTTACTACCAACATATTCTGTTGATTTTAATGAATTTAAACTGAATCCTAAGCCTGCAGAATGGTTATCTGTAGAAGAAGGTATTCATAGCATTGGTTATAAAGGTTCTGGCTTTTGTTATGATAATGAACTAGGATTACATAAAGTCTATCTCAATTCTTTTCAGATAAGCAGTCGTTTAGTAACTAATGCCGAATATCTAGAGTTTATTGAAGATTCAGGCTATAAACAAACCTTATTGTGGCATAGTGAAGGTTGGTCTTGGGTTACAGAAAATAATATTACCGCGCCATTATACTGGCATAAACAGGTTGACGGCTGGGAATATTATGGATTAAACGGTCTACAAAAATTAAATCTTGAGGCTCCTGTAACTCATATTTCATATTTTGAAGCATACGCATACGCACAATGGAGGGGCCTACGACTTCCTACCGAATTTGAATGGGAAGTTGCACAATCACAGTTTGACTGGGGAGAACGCTGGGAATGGACAGAAAGCGCATATTTACCTTATCCTAATTATACAAAAGCTCCAGGAGCACTTGGGGAATATAATGGTAAGTTTATGGTTAGTCAAAAAACCCTTCGTGGCGGCTCTGTTGCAACTTCAAATAATCATACCAGATCTACTTATCGCAATTTTTTTCACCCTCAACTTAGGTGGCAGTTTACCGGCTTACGCCTTGCCCGCTAATTTTATTATCAATGAAGACAAATCAAAATACAACATTTAAAAATACTTTTGAAGAAGAGGTATATGAGGGTTTAACAGCATTTCCTAAATACTTATCTTCTAAGTGGTTTTATGATATGAAAGGAGATAAGCTATTTCAGAAAATAATGGCACTTCCTGAGTATTATCTAACCGAATGCGAACGATCTATAATAGAGGAAAATAAAGCAGATATAGCACAACTTTTTTCAGACAACACAGGCTTTGATCTTGTTGAGTTAGGTGCAGGTGATGGCAAGAAAACTAAAATACTACTGCAAGAATTGGTGAATTCTAAACTAAATTTTACCTACAGACCTATAGACATAAGTCAGAATGTACTTGATGAATTAGAAGAAGACGTTCTTAAAAGATGGCCTAAGCTAGATATTAAAACAGAACAAGGAACTTATTTTAATATTCTAAATAAACTGAGCAAGCAGCAAAAAGACCGCAAAATGGTAATTGTTGTTTTAGGCTCAAATATCGGTAATCTTTCTCATCAATATGCCGTGGAGTTTTTGACAACTATACGTAAATCAATGCAACCCGATGATCTTTTATTTATGGGATTTGATCAAAAAAAGAATCCCGAAGTTATTCTTAAAGCCTATAATGATTCTCAAGGGGTAACAGAAAGCTTCAATAAAAATTTACTAACTCGCATTAATAAGGAAATGGATGCAAATTTTGAAATAGATAATTTTAAACATTGGCCTGTTTACGATCCGGAAAGCGGCACTACAAAAAGTTTCTTAGTAAGCACAAAAGACCAAACAGTTACAATTCAAAAATTAAATCTAGACATTCATTTTTCTGCCTGGGAAAGTATTCACACCGAAATTTCTCAAAAATATGACGATGATATCGTAAACTGGTTAGCTCAAGAAGCTGGTTTAAGTGTTGAAAAACAATATACAGATCATCAAAATTACTTTACAGATTATATATTTAGAATAAAAAATTAGAGCATTTTTTAAATAGTAAACACATAAATAAATGAAAGCAATATGGAAAGATGCAGTGATTGCAGAAAGTAATGAGACTATTGTAGTAGAGGGCAATCACTATTTCCCGCTAAAGGATGTAAATAAATTGTTTTTGTCTAAAACAGATACTCACACTACCTGCCCGTGGAAAGGCGAAGCACACTACTACTCTATTACCGTAGCTGGCGAGACACTAAAAGACGCGGGCTGGTATTACCCAGAGCCAAAAGATAAAGCAAAAAACATTGCTAATTATGTAGCTTTTTGGAAAGGTGTTAGTGTTAATTCATAACTAACACTAGCACCCTTTTCTATATTTATAATGCTAAAATACTGTTGTCTGCACCCGCAAAATCATTCCATTTTGTACCATCTGCTTCAGGTTCTGTCATCCAGTTTTGATCAACTGCATATTTAAACTCATAAGAAGCATCAACAGGTATATTTAAAGAACCTTTAAAAGATCCGTTCTTTAATTTTTTTAATTCGGCTTTTTCCCAGTTATTAAAATCTCCCGCTACAGCAACCGCATCAGCATCAACATTCTCAACCACAAATGTTACTTTACACTCTGGTTTTGACTTTAAGAATTGTTTTGTAATTGGCATAACTATTAGTTTTAAGTTTTTCCAAATTTATAAACGAAAATCGATAGTAAGCAAGAAATCAGATTTTTAGCGTTATTTTTCCGAATAATAAATTTTATCAAAGTATTGAGAATTAAATATTTAATACGAAAACGTTATATCAAATTAATTCACTACTATTTTAAGTGTTTCGCCAAGAAAATTAACTCCATTAAATGCTAAATTAACTTTAAAAGCTTCAATAAATCCTCTTCCGAATTAAAATAATGGAAACTTACGCGTATACCTTCTCCACGTTGAGAACATATAATCTGATTATTATTTAATTTTTCAAATAATTTTTGATCTCCCCTTATATTAAAAATTGATGAATGCTGCTTCCGCTTTAATACAACAGAATCTAGCAAACCTTTTTCAGCAAATTGCTCAAAGGCTTTTGTTTTTAATATATCTATTTGAGTCGTTATCTGATGCTGTCCTACCCGCTTAATAAGACCTATAGCAGCCTGTAAACTCCCTTGTGCCAAGGTGTCTAAATGACCCGGTTCTAATTTTCCTATAAATGTATTTTGCGCCTCTTTATATTTACCTCTAATACTATTAAAGCCAGTTGTTTTTAATTTAATTTGCAAAGCAGTTTCTTGCTTAATTAGAAAGAAGCCATTGCCGTAACCGGCATTTAACCATTTATAGGCGCTTGCTCCTAATATATCTATGCCACTATTCTCAAAATCAAAACTCTCAATCCCACAATATTGCGTACCATCTGCGATTATAAGAAGCTTAGGAAATTTAGATTTTAAGGCTTTCAAAAACTCTAAATCTATACGGATACCACTGATATATTGTACTAAACTTAAACACAAAACATCAGGATGCTCTTTCTCGATAGCCTGTTGTATATTGTCTTCTAGATGTTCGTTAATTGAAGCATAACACACATTAAAATTGCGCGATAAAACAGGCCAGTTTATAGATGGGTAGTCTTCTTCTAGAAGTAGAATTTTATGAGTGGCAGGTATACCTTCAAGTACAGCATTAAATCCTATTGAAAAATTAGGAACTAAAGCTACATAAGAAGCGTTACAGTTGAAAAAAGCACCTACATCTTTGCGCACTTTATCTAAAAAACTATCCTGGTCATTTTTAAGCAAACTCCCCATTACCAGATAATCAAGATCGTGATTTTGTCTAAAATCAAGCAAGGTTTCAGAGAGTAAACCAGAGCCGGCAGTATTTAAATGCGTATAATTTGCCGTGACCGGGAATTCTTTTTTTAAGTTTTTCATAAGTGAGAACTGCGATTAAATCTTGTAAATTTGAACAACAAACAATTTACCTCATCTTATGTTCTCAAAAAAGCAGGAAACCACAAAAATAGATCGTGACCAACGTGAACTCATAGAGTATGCACAATTACGCATCAAAGAAAAGAAAAATCTTTTTAGACATTTTGTGATATTTCTTGCAGGTGCCGTATTGCTTATTATTTTGAATTTAATTTTAGATTTTGGTGCAGATTTTAGACCATTTGACGTAGATTGGTTTGTATGGGCTACGTTGATATGGTTCTTTCTTTTTTTAATTCATTTTCTAAATGTTTTTCTTTTTAGAACGTTTATGAATAAAAAATGGGAGAATGAACAACTTGATAAACTAGTTGCTAAACAAAAAGATAAAATTGAAAAGCTTCAAACTCAGGTAGAAAAAGAGTATCCTGTGATTGAGAACGATGCTAAAATAATACGCCCTAATACCCCATTAAATCCCTAATAGATATGATTACAATGATTGCGGCTGCCGCAGAAAATAATGCTTTGGGTAAAGACAATGCAATGATCTGGCATTTGCCAGATGATTTTAAGCGATTTAAAAAACTTACTTCTCACCATACTATTATTATGGGAAGAAAAACCTTTGAGTCGCTTGACGGACCTTTACCGAATCGTAAGCATATTGTGATCACGCGTCAAAAAAATTACAATCCCGGTGACCATATTATTGTAGTTCAAAGTATTGAAGAAGCTCTAACCTATATTGATACAGATCAAAATGCATTTATTATAGGAGGTGGCGAGATTTATAAATTAGGATTAGATTATGCAACCCATATAGAACTTACGCGGGTACACGGAACTTTTGAAGCTGAGGCATTTTTCCCCGAACTAGATCCTGAAAAGTGGGAACTTCTAGAAAGTATCTTTCACGATACAGATGAGCGTCACAACTACTCATTTACTTATCTAACCTATGCTAAACGATAACTTTAAAAAACATCTTCAAGAAGTTCTTTCTGTAGAGGCAAAACAAATCACCTCGCTAACGGGTGGCGACATCAATGACGTCTATAAGCTTTCAAGTTCAGATTGCAACTATGTAATAAAAGTTAATGACGCTTCAGCATTTCCTAATATGTTTAAGCTCGAAGCGCAGGGTCTGGCGTTTATTAAAGCTTCCGGTAGTTTCCCGGTACCTGATGTGCTTGAATACGGTAATTTTGAAAATTTGTCCTACCTTATTTTAGAATATCTCGAGACGGGACCTAAGAATCCCGATTTCAATAATATTTTTGGCTCTCAACTTGCAGCAATGCATCAAACCAGCTCGTCAAAATTTGGTTTTGAGAATGACAATTATATGGGTAGTTTAAAGCAATACAATACTTCAGAATCTACTGCCATTGATTTTTATATTAATCAACGTTTAGAACCTCAATTCAAGTTAGCAGCAGAAAATGGTTACTACTTTAATTCTATTGAATTATTTTATAAAGAAATAAGTCAACTAATCCCTTCAGAAAAACCAGCTTTAATTCATGGTGACCTATGGTCTGGTAATTACCTCATAAATTCTAAAGGAGGTCCATCACTTATAGATCCCGCAGTTAGTTTTGCCCCACGAGAGATGGATATTGCTTTGATGCATCTTTTTGGGGGATTTGACGTACAAATTTTTGAAATCTACACTACACATTTTCCTTTAGAGAACGGGTGGGAAGAACGCTTACGTCTATGGCAATTGTACTATATTTTAGTTCACGTCAATCTCTTTGGAGGATCTTATTATAATTCCGCAAAAGCGATACTCAAGGCTTATATATAGCATTAACAAACTTTATATCTTAATGCTTTATTATTGGCAAATTCTTACCAATTCTCAAGATTTTAATGAAGTAACTTTATTGAAAACTAACGTTATGAGTACAAAGAATTTATCAAATACAGAAGCCATTAAAAAACTAAAAGATTTAGCTACATCAATAGATTTTGCAATGATGGCAACAGACTTATCTAACAAACCAGTAGATGCCATACCCATGTCAACTAAAAAAGTTGATGAAGCAGGAAATATCTGGTTTTTAAGTGGGGCAGACAGCGATCACAATGCAAATATTGCTAAAGATGCAGATGTACAATTATTATATGCCAAGCCCAGCGACATGAAATTTCTTAGTGTTTTCGGAAAAGCCATAATCACAAAAGATAAAACTATTTTAAAGGAACTTTATTCTACAACAGATGACTCCTGGTTTGAGGGTATAGATGATCCTAATCTTACTGCTATTAAATTTACACCTGCTCAAGCTCAGTATTGGGACACAAAAAGCAACAAATTTATATCGCTACTAAAAATGGGGTATGCGGCTGTTACAGGAGACAAAGTAGATGTTGGTGCAACAGGCTCTCTTAATCTTTAATGATGTTTTAAAAATCTAAAGGAGTCTCATAACTAAGGCTCCTTTTTAATTTTCTGTATTTTTTGTGTTGATTATTATCAACATCTTCTGATGCCGTTCTGGCACTCCTATTATTTCATCTATATTTTTAATAAAATAAATACTGTTACTAAAAGAAAAGATGCTCTCTTTATATTCTTCAAAAAAACTGCGCTTTAAAACCTTTCCATCTACAATAAGTATATAATTTTCGATATCTGGTTGCTTTAAGAAGTATTCTAATTGAAGCTTAGCTTCTTTCAATTCTCTAAAATTATCCTTGTCATTATATGTATCAGGATAACTTCCTCCCGGCTCTAGTGTCGCATTCTTAAAATTTTGAGCCACTATTGCATTGATACCAAGCATTACAAAAACAGAAAGTAATATTAATCTCCTCATACTTATATTTTGTACTAATGTAAACATTTATCATAAAGCATATTACATCTAGTACAGAATGAACTGTTTTAAATTGCTGTCATTATCTGGCATTCGTTATTTTTGCACTACAAATTTTTAGAAAAACACTATTATGAAAGCTTATATATTCCCCGGTCAGGGAGCTCAATTTACAGGAATGGGAAAAGATGTTTATGACAACTCTGAACTTGCTCGTTCTCTGTTTTCAAAAGCCAATGAAATTCTGGGTTTCGATATCACTAAAATTATGTTTGAAGGCTCTGCCGAAGAACTAAAAGAAACTAAAGTTACGCAGCCTGCTATTTTTATACATTCTGTGGCTTTATTTAAAGCTTTAGGTGATTCAGCTGTACCTCAAATGGTTGCAGGTCACTCTTTAGGAGAAATATCTGCTTTAGTAGCTAATGGCGTTTTAAGTTTTGAAGACGGATTAAGTCTGGTTTCGCAAAGAGCACAGGCAATGCAAAAAGCTTGTGACAACACACCATCAACAATGGCTGCTATATTAGGTCTTGAAGATGAACTTGTTGAATCTGTTTGTGCAGATGTTGACGGAATAGTAGTTGCTGCAAATTATAACTGTCCGGGTCAATTAATCATTTCTGGTGAGCTTAGTGCGGTTGAAGAGGCTTGTGAACGTCTTAAAGAACGCGGCGCCAAACGTGCATTACTATTACCGGTAGGAGGCGCATTTCACTCTCCTTTAATGGAACCTGCACGTGAAGAACTTGCAAAAGCAATTGAAAATACAACGTTTAATACGCCATCTTGCCCCATTTATCAAAATGTGAGTACAACAGCGGTAACAGATCCTGTTGAGATAAAGAAGAATTTACTGTTTCAACTTACTGCTCCCGTAAAATGGACGCAAAGTGTACAAAATATGCTTGCCGACGGGGCTTCTGAATTTATAGAAGTAGGCCCAGGAAAAGTTTTACAGGGCCTGGTTAAGAAAGTAGATCGTCAAGCGGTTACCAGTAGTGCTGTGCTATAAATTCTTAATTACTACAAATAAAAAAAGCCCCTAAAAGGGGCTTTTTCTTATCTTAAGAAGATATTACATGTCGTCGTTTCCTTCAACTTCGTCTTCTACTTCTTGAGCACCGTCTTCGATAGCATCACCTGTATCTTCAGCAGCCTCTTCTATAGCGTCACCAGCGTCATCCATAGCATCACCCATGTCATCAGCAGCGTTTTCCATTGCATCTTCAGTTTTTTCTTCAGTAGTTTCGCGACAAGCAGAAACAGAAACCATTAGTAAAAGTGCGAAAGCACTAAAAATTAATTTTTTCATAATTGGTAATATTTTAATTAGCGTTAATTGCTCGCAAAAGTATATAAATTAACATCACAATTTCATAAAATTTATTAAATTTTTTATCGAATTATAATTTTGATAAAAATATCGTAACGTTTACAACAATTTGATTAACAGAGGCACAGGAAAATCTCAACTTTTTAAAGCCTACCATTATTCCGATTTTTCTATAATACAAGTGCTTTTAGTGTAAATTTTATATTCAGTGCAACTTTAAAAGGGCATTTTTATACACTACGCATCATCATCCATTACATCATCATTACCTTGTATCTCATCATTTAATTCATCTGCACCTTCTTTGATAGCTTCACCAGCATTTTCTGCACCGTTTTCTATATCCTCACCTATAGACTCAAGAGCATCTTCTGTTTTTTCTTGAGTGGTTTCTCTACATGAGTAAATTGAAAAAACAAATACTACCATCATTACTTTTAGAAAAATACGTTTCATACTTTATATGTTTTTAGTTAGATTTTAAAAATAGTCAAAAGTTCTTATAACGGATTTTTCTCATTCAAGTATTTCCAATAACGTTTAGGAACGTGCTGCGTATGTAATCTCAAATTAATACGGCTTTTGATGGTTGTACTTGTAAAATAGTTTTGCCATAATAAATCATATTGATTTTCCTCCTCGTGCATCGCTTCTTTAAACGCTTCTTTAGATTTAAAATCAAAAGAAACAAATTCAATTTTTTTCAAGTCGTAAAACAAACCAAAATCACGTTTAGAATCAAAAATCAAAAATTGCTGGTCTGCATATCTGTTTTTAAAATGCTTGGCAATTAAAGGAAGTACATTAAAATCTGGACTTATTATTGATGCATACAAATCATCTGCTGTTCTTTTAAAACGCACAAACGCTTCCATTCTATGTTTTTCTCTACCTACCTTTTTAGTAAGTTGTACCAACATCAAAACTGCGGGATGCCCAAAATCATTCTCATTCTTAGTCTTTAAAACATACTGAATTGCAGCAAGAATATACCGTTCTCTACCCTCCTGCTCACTTAAAAATGACCAGTATACTAATTGCTGAAAGCTTTTAAACTGCCGGAGTCCTTCCCAAACACGAGAAGCTTTAGTTTCATCTGTATAAATTTCTACCGTTTCAGAAAAAAAATCAGGCTCAAAATGTGTCGTATCTACGATTATAACCTCACTTAATCGCTCTTCGTACACCTGAAATATTGCTGTAAGCATCCCCTCAAAACTACCATCATATACAAGTTTATGCTTTTGCATCTAATTAAATAACGCTAATTGTTGATTGTAGAATTTTTGATACTTACTTTTTGAGGTTTGCAAAATCATACTCTTAATACGCTCGGGCTCCAGATCTTTACTTTCAAAATTTATAGAATTACATACCATAAAATACTTAGCTCTGCTCATCGCAATGCCTATTGCTTTTAAGTTTTCCCAGTTAAGCCTTCTAAATTTTCGGGCATTTATAATTTTATGTACAGACTTCATCCCAAGACCAGGAACTCTGGCTAGCATTTGTTTATCTGCAGTATTTACATCTACCGGAAACATATGCATATTTCGTAAAGCCCAACTCAATTTAGGATCTATATCTATATCTAAATTGGGGTGATTTTGATTGAGTAATTCACGTACATCAAAACCATAAAAACGCAATAGCCAGTCAGTTTGATACAATCGGTTTTCGCGTAACATAGGCACTTCAGTTCCTAGAGCTGGCAATCGAGTATCTTCAAGCACCGGTACATATCCTGAATAGTAGACACGCTTCATATTATAAGTGCTGTAATAATGCACCGCAGAGTACATAATATCTTTGTCACTCTCCCCCGTTGCTCCTACAATCATCTGAGTACTTTGCCCGGCAGGTGCATAAACCGGAGTGCTTTTAATTATTTTCCTTTCAGCTTTATATTGAATGATTTCATTTTTCACCTTTTCCATAGGTTTGATAAAATCTTTGTGATCTTTTTCAGGAGCTAATAATTTTAGACCAGAAACCGTGGGTATTTCTATATTTATAGATAACCTATCTGCGTATAAACCCGCCTCGCGCATAAGCTCGTCACTACATCCGGGAATAGATTTTAAGTGAATATATCCATTAAAATTTTCTTCTAAACGCAACTTCTTGGCTACCGAAATCAAACGCTCCATCGTATAATCTGGATTATGAAAGATACCACTGCTTAAAAA
The sequence above is a segment of the Leeuwenhoekiella sp. MAR_2009_132 genome. Coding sequences within it:
- the fabD gene encoding ACP S-malonyltransferase, with the translated sequence MKAYIFPGQGAQFTGMGKDVYDNSELARSLFSKANEILGFDITKIMFEGSAEELKETKVTQPAIFIHSVALFKALGDSAVPQMVAGHSLGEISALVANGVLSFEDGLSLVSQRAQAMQKACDNTPSTMAAILGLEDELVESVCADVDGIVVAANYNCPGQLIISGELSAVEEACERLKERGAKRALLLPVGGAFHSPLMEPAREELAKAIENTTFNTPSCPIYQNVSTTAVTDPVEIKKNLLFQLTAPVKWTQSVQNMLADGASEFIEVGPGKVLQGLVKKVDRQAVTSSAVL
- a CDS encoding putative DNA modification/repair radical SAM protein, which translates into the protein MNFERIKEKLNILADAAKYDVSCSSSGSKRLNTNKGLGDSSGMGICHSYTEDGSCVSLLKILLTNHCIYDCAYCVSRKSNDIKRAAFKIQEVVDLTINFYRRNYIEGLFLSSGIFHNPDYTMERLISVAKKLRLEENFNGYIHLKSIPGCSDELMREAGLYADRLSINIEIPTVSGLKLLAPEKDHKDFIKPMEKVKNEIIQYKAERKIIKSTPVYAPAGQSTQMIVGATGESDKDIMYSAVHYYSTYNMKRVYYSGYVPVLEDTRLPALGTEVPMLRENRLYQTDWLLRFYGFDVRELLNQNHPNLDIDIDPKLSWALRNMHMFPVDVNTADKQMLARVPGLGMKSVHKIINARKFRRLNWENLKAIGIAMSRAKYFMVCNSINFESKDLEPERIKSMILQTSKSKYQKFYNQQLALFN
- a CDS encoding TIGR03915 family putative DNA repair protein → MQKHKLVYDGSFEGMLTAIFQVYEERLSEVIIVDTTHFEPDFFSETVEIYTDETKASRVWEGLRQFKSFQQLVYWSFLSEQEGRERYILAAIQYVLKTKNENDFGHPAVLMLVQLTKKVGREKHRMEAFVRFKRTADDLYASIISPDFNVLPLIAKHFKNRYADQQFLIFDSKRDFGLFYDLKKIEFVSFDFKSKEAFKEAMHEEENQYDLLWQNYFTSTTIKSRINLRLHTQHVPKRYWKYLNEKNPL